A segment of the Thalassoglobus sp. JC818 genome:
TTCACCGCATCGACTTCCGCCGTCACTGAATCGTTGAGATGTACTTCGCCCGACGTCAGTCGGCCTCGGTGCACGATTAAGCCAGCATGTTTTTGCGTGTCCAGAATCTCGATTTCACCGCGTTCGCTACGGAGCACGCCGACATCACCGACCTGCCCACCAGACTCCGCATAGAAAGGACTCTGATTGAGAATAACGTCCACTGGCAAATCGACATGGCTGACAGACTCGACGGTCTCTCCATTCTGAATGAGCCCCACAACGACCGCTTCAGAGGTGACACCTTCATAAGCCAGAAACTTGGTTTCTCCCTGCGACTTCTGCAATTCATCGAGCGGACCGGCAGCCATTACACCCCACGAAATGCCTTTTCCGCTGTCGGTCTTGTGTTTGGTTTCAGCAGCCCGGAACCCTTCCATATCGATCGAGAGTCCCTGATCAGCTGCGAGCGAGGACGTGAGATCGAGGATGAATCCATCAGTTTGGTGAAGATCGAAAACTTCTTTACCTGGGAGCGATTTTCGATTCGAAGACTTCGCGACTTCGACGAGTTTTTCGAACTTACCGAGACCCCGCTCGATTGTTCCGAGAAAGTTCTCTTCCTCAGCCCGAATCGTATCCTGCACGTTCGCCAGTGTCTTTTTCAACTCCGGATAAGGCTGCGCCATCATGTCGACAATTGCCGGAACAACCTGATAGACGAACGGCTGTTTCTGTCCGAGTAGATACCCTTCGAGGAATGCCCTGCGGAGCAAGAGACGAATGATGTACGACTCTTCTTTGCTTCCGGGTGACACCCCTTCATGGATGGCGAAAGTACATGCGCGGGCGTGGTCGGTAATCCGACGAATGGCGCGACCGGCTTTGCCATCGAACTGATACGGAGTCTCGAGGATTTCTCCAACGTTCTCACAGAGCGGGCGGAGAATATCGATCTCGTAGTTGCTCTCGACACCTTGGAGAACGGCAGCTGTTCGCTCCAGCCCCATTCCGGTGTCGATGTTCTTCTTGGGAAGAGGACGAAGATTGTCCGGCGGATCACCAACTCGATTGAACTGGGTGAACACCAAGTTCCAGATTTCGACTTCTTTGCCACCACCGGGCGGGTGATAGTAGATCTCGCTGCAGGGGCCACAAACTCCATCGGGACCTTGTGAAGGAGCTTCTGCCGGCCAGAAGTTTTCGCGTTCATCTTCGCGTGTGATGCGATCGAGAGGCAGCCCGACTTCTTTGTGCCAGATGCCAGCCGCTTCTTCGTCGTCGAGATAGACAGTGACCGTCAATCGTTCGGGTTTCAGTCCGAGCCAGTTGGAGTCCGTCAAAAACTCCCACGCCCAGTGAATTGCTTCTCGTTTGAAATAGTCACCAAACGAAAAGTTCCCCAACATCTCAAAGAACGTGTGGTGATACGCTGTGACGCCAACGTTCCCGATGTCTCCGGTCCGCAAACACTTTTGGCATGTCGTTGCGCGTGTGTAATCGAGCGGACCAATCCCCAAAAATTGATTCTTGAACTGGTTCATCCCCGCCGGGGTAAAGAGAACCGTGGGATCATCCTGAGGGACGAGAACATCACTCGGACGGCGGACGCAGTTCTTGGACTCGAAATACTTCAGGTAGGCTTCGCGGAGTTCGTTCGTCTTCATAATTTTGCAGCGCAATCGTTTCTCGGGTTTCGTCAACGCGACGAATTACCGAATCTTTTCTATGTCAGGTTGCAGACAGGCACTCTTCGCAGCTCAACGCTTGCCTCGGACTCTGTCTGTATACGGTGGATTGTCAAAGGTCGAACCGTCACCGGTTACGCGTGGGTCGCCGGTTTCTTTCAAAACGGTCATCAACCGATCCGAAAGTTGTTGTTTAATCTCTTGATCATCGTCATTTCCGGCCAGGTTGTGCATCTGAAACGGATCGTCTCGCAGATCGTACAACTCTTCCTCAGGCCGCAGACCATAAGCGAAATCAAGAAACGGCTTCATTTCCGGCTCGTTCAATCGAACGGTCAACCACGCCTTCGACGGACTCGCATCAAGGTCCCCAAATGCGATCATTGTATTGTTGGCGAGCTGATCGTACGTTGGCAGTTCTGAGTCTGCGACTCCGTATCCCGGACCGTCACCCATCGGCCAGCGTTCCGGTTTGAAGTTGCGAATATACAGATAGTCGCGCGTCCGAATCGCTCGCTGCGGATACGGCAAGGCGTTCTCTCGAACATCAGCCACATGTCGCTCTCGACCGACAATCACCGAATCCCGCGTCGGATCAACCTGCCCTGATTCATTGGACTTCAAGACCGGAACCAAACTTCGACCTGTCATCACTTCCGGAGGAGTGACGCCAGCTGCTTCAAGGAATGTTGGAGCGAGATCCGGTAGGCAGACAAAATCTTCGACGACACGGTTCGCTGGCACTTCTTTTCCCCAGCGAATCATCAGCGGAACGTGAACTCCGAAATCATACAGATTGCACTTTCCGCGAGGCATCCCCGGGAAGCCGTGATCCCCCGAAACGACGACGATTGTGTTTTCGAGTTCGCCGCGTTTTTCCAATTCATCAAGCAGCACTCCGAGGCCAGCATCGAAGGCCATTGCTTCTCCAAGATAATCAGCGACGTCTTCGCGAATGACTGGGACGTCGGGCAGAAACGGCGGAATCTTCCCTTTGAGATCATCAGGATCAATTCCCCACAGCTTCTTGCCGGAGCCTTGAACCCACTTCCGATGGCAGTTCGTCGGTCCAAACCAGTAGCAATATGGTTCATCCCCTTCCCGATCATTCAGGAAGTCGGCGAAGTTTCCACGAACTTCATCATAAAGCTCCTGTTTTGCAGCTTCGGTGTCGTCTCGTTTCGAAACGTACTGAGAGAACCCGTTGAACTTGTTTCCGTTTCCGTTGTACGCCGTGCGTTTCGCACCGTAGGGAGCATTGGCCACGGTCCCGGGACTCCAGACTTTGTTTGAATGACCGATGTGATATCCGTTCTGCTCCAGAAGAAGTGGATACGTCGGAATCGACTCGTCCCAGACAGCTTCCTGCAGAATCGCCCCCCGTCCAGTCCGCCAGAAGTACTGCCCGGAGAGCAGTGAGCTTCGACAGGGAGTACAGGAAGGAGCGTTCACGAACGCATTCTGAAACAGAACACCTTCCTGAGCGACGCGATCGATGTTCGGCGTCGTAACGACATCACTCAAACCGCCCGGTTCAAGCTCTGCATAAACGCTGGCATATTTGCCAAGGTCATCTGCGAAAGCGAACACAATGTTCGGACGATCGTCCGCGCAAACGGAAACGCTCAGAAATACTCCGAACAGTAAGGTGAATAAAATTTGAGCGCGCTGAATCATCTTTCGTTCCCATCGAGCGGTTTTGGAGGTGAAACAGATTCGCCGAGGACAAATTCCTGCCCATCGGAAAGTTCGAGCCTCGTCTCACCTCGGGCGTCGCGTATGAACTTTTCGAAATCTTCGGGTGTTTCTACCTGTTGGCCCCCCAACTTGACAACGAACTGGCCCACTTGCAATCCCGCTTCCGCAGCAGGACTTCCATCCTCGATGCTGGTAATCACGACTCCTCGCGGGAATTGCGACAAAAACCGATCAGGCAGAAAGCTTCGCCGAGCTGTTGGATAATCGATCCTGATTCCTCGCCAGACCGGGACGCGATCTTGAGTGGCCACAATCGGCAGATTGTTCAAAGCAGGCCACTTTCCGAGGATCATGCTGAGCGTCAGAATGCCGATTCCATTGGGCCGGTAGACAATCAGGTCCGCCTGATTTCCCGCACCCACCAATCCTATAAGCCGGACGAGATCATCCCCGCTCGTCACTGGTTGCCCGTTCACTTGCAAGACAACATCCTGAACCTGCAATCCACCACGCTCAGCGGGCGATTCGGGCGAAACCCGGTTAATAATGGCTGCCGTCTGATTGGGAATTGTCGGACCGAGTTCACGCATCAGACTTTCGGTCGCATCGCCTGGATGAATGCCGAGGAAGCCGTAATCGACCTCATAGCCGTTAAGCAGACTTTCGATGACACCCCGAAATTCACCGATCGGAATCGCCATCGCAGACCGGGAATCTCTTTGTTGTGGAAGCGATTGTGCCGTCATTAGGCCAGCGAGTTCCCCATCGAGTGTGAAGAGCGGAGTTCCGCTCCACTGAAAACTCTTTCCCAGATCGACATCTGCCAGTGTGCCCAGATCGTGAATCGACCTTTCGGAAATGTCCGTTAAGACGACAGGGCTGAGCCGACCTCCCAAGCTTTGACAAACCGTCAAAGACAGCTTCGGGCTCTCCCCATCTCGGATTCGCAACGGATCTCCAATCGCCACACAGACTGAACCGACCTTGAGTGACTTCCCGGAGGCGAGTCGAACTCGCTCGGGAAGAGCGCCTTCAATTGTGCCTGTCACAATCGCCAAGTCGCTGCGAGGATCAGAAGCGACCACGCTCACATCGGAAATTTCCCCCTCGGAAGAGAGCAGCGACAACTTCGTCGACGGATGACGACGCTCAATGATCGGTTCCAAAAGATGAGCGTTGGTCAGCACAGAAAGCTGTTGACCGTCCACGCTCAGAACAACACCGATCCCCATCCGTGCAGGAATCGGCTGGAAGCGAGGCTGAGTCCCGGACGGATCGTTCTCCTCGCCCTCCTGTTGCTTCTGAGAACTTCCGGACTGAACAACGACAGCCACAACAGCCGACTTGTGGTTCGCGAAGACTTCCTGAACGGCATCTTCGAACTCAGTCAGAGCACTCACGCTGGCAGCCTCAGAAGAATCTCGGCCAGTCTTGTTGGTCGAGTCATCATCTCCGGCGGCGCACACCGTCTGACAGAACAGCAGCGTCGAGCACAGAATCAAAAAGCTGTTTGAAGCTCCAGCGGGACGTCTCACGGCGGGCCTTGAATGATCGGATCAATAGGAAACGATTGCCTGATTGTTGCGATCGCTGAGAAAATACCAAGACGAGTCGCCACAATCTCGCCAGTTCGCTTTCCAGAAGTTTTCTGTCCGCTGTTTTTGCATCCAGCACGTTGGATACGTTAAGCTGTGGATCGATTCAGTAATCGCAAATTTGATCCAAATCTTAATCAAGATCTGATTCCATCAGAACAGAACGGCGAAGGAGACTCCATTCATGCCGCAGACGTCACGTCGAGATTTCCTGAAAACCACATCGCTCGCAGCAGCGGGAACTACGCTTCCACTCTGGTTTTCCACGAATACCGCAACGGCTCAGTCCTCCAACAGCCCGAATGAACGATTGACCGTCGGTTGCATCGGAACCGGAAGTCGATGGAATGCAGTCGGACCTGCTTCGTTTAACTTCGCAGACTGCCTGGCTGTGGCCGATGTCGACGCCAACCACGCTGAAGCTGGCAAGAAAAAAGTCCAGGACATCCACAAGAAGAACGGACGTCCGACTCAAGTTGATGTCTACGAAGACTACCAGAAGATCCTGGAACGGGACGACATCGACATCGTCACCATCGTCACTCCAGACCACTGGCACTCCAAAATCGCCATCGAAGCCTTGCAGGCTGGCAAAGACGTTTATTGTGAGAAACCGCTGACACTCACAATTCACGAAGGAAAACAGATCATCAAGGTTCTCGAAGAGACGAATCGAGTTTTCCAGGTCGGAACTCAACAGCGTACCGAAATGGGACAGCGGTTCCTGACCGCGATCGCCATGATCCGCGACGGACGCATCGGTGACGTCAAAAAGGTCACCTGCAACATCGGCGGTTCCAGCGACAGCGGACCAATTCCGGTCGCCGACGTACCTCAGGGTCTCAACTGGGAAAAATGGCTCGGCCAGGCACCTGTTGTCGACTTCCGCTTCAAAGAGGATGGACGCTGGGGCAAATCTCGCTGCCACTATGAATTCCGTTGGTGGTACGAATACTCTGGCGGAAAAATGACCGACTGGGGCGCCCACCACGTCGATATCGCACAATGGGCCATCGACCAGAACGGTCCTGGTCAAGGTCCTGTGAGCGTCGAACCGATCATGAGCGTGCATCCAGTTCCGTTCAAAGACGGCATGCCTCAGATGGACGACCGTTACAACGCCGCCACAGATTTCGACGTCAAAGTCGTCTTCAAAAACGGTGTTGAGATGCACATCGTCAACAACTCGCCTGACGGCAACGGAATTCTGTTCGAAGGAACAAAAGGCCGCTTCCACGTCTCGCGATCCCGAATCAAGGGCAAGCCCTTCGAAGACCTTCAGGAGAATCCTCTCCCCGAAGATGCCATCGCGCAGGTCTACGGCGGAAAACAACCGACCAGCCACATGCAGAACTTCTTCGATTGCGTTCAATCTCGCGAAAAACCGATTTCCGACGTTTGGACGCATCACAGCGCCATGACGACCTGTCACCTGGCCAACATCGCGATTCGACTCGACAAAACCCTCGAATGGGATACCGAATCACAGAACGTGACAAACGACTCGACCGCTCAACAGATGCAACAGCGTGAACAACGAAAAGGCTACGAAATCAACGTGTCCGTATAATTGACTCGTTGAAATCTGCATCTGAGCAGACACTCAGAGCACTTGAGCATCATCGATGATGACAGAAAAACCTGGCCATTCCGGTCAGGTTTTTCTCTTTTCCAGACGTGACACGAACGCAAGAATCACAGATCTCCGCGATCAAAGATTGACGTTTGATTCATTCGACTGACGTTCTGACGTCTTCAACAATGTCCTGATAGCTGAAGGAAGTGATCGACCGGCGACATGGCGAGATTTGCAATTTTGCGTCACGACTGGCCCTTTCTCCACTGGGACTTCCTCGTTGAGTCCGGCAACATTCTCTTGACCTGGAGACTTGCAATCGAGCCGGCATACGAAGTCGAAATCGCTGCGGAACAGCTTCCTCCTCACCGCCTCGTCTATCTCGACTACGAGGGTCCTGTCAGCGGCGGACGTGGCGAAGTCTCTAATTGGGATCGCGGTGAACTCCTCGATTTCCATAAAATGGGTGATGACTTCGACTTGAAGATCGCTGGAAAGCAGATTTCCGGCCCTGTTCGAATCAGGAAAACCTCTGATTCTTCGTCGGAATCCCATTTCGTCGTCGTATTCGGCAAGACCGGGACTTCACACGAGGCAAACCGATAACTCACTGCTAAATAACAACTTAAACGCAACAACAAACGTCCGTCGGCAATTTGAGTTCACTGCATTCCGGAAATCGAAACGAACATATCTTTCTGGAATGAGGTAAGAAAAAAGAAGAGGTGAAATTGTTCTTCACCAATTCTGAATCATAAGACGCTGCCAGAAGAGACTGATTGCTGCCGGGCAAAGTCGTCATCGCGGAGAGAGGGAAATGTTGCCGAAAATCAACAACATCATCATGTTCACAGCGCTTGCCGGAGCGTTGTCCCTGCCTCGCATTTGCTCAGCAGAAACCGAATTCTCAACGGGTTCTTCGGACCCGCTGATCCAGTTTATTAATGATCAGATCACTCAGACTTGGGAAGACAACGAAGTTGAGCCGAGCGAAGTCGCTTCCGAAGCCGAGTGGCTTCGACGGGTGTACCTCGACATCATCGGACGAATTCCCTCAGCGGAAGAAGTCGACGCATTTCTTAACGACACATCTGAGACAAAACGCTCAGTGAAAGTTGATGAGCTATTGGCTCATCCCGATTACGTCCGCAACTTTACCGGAGTCTGGACGAATCTGCTCATCGGTAGAAACACCCCCGACGGCACCAGTCGTCCGGGAATGCAGAAGTTCCTGCGAGAGAGTTTCGCACGAAATCGCCCCTGGAACGAGATCGTTTACGACCTCGTCACAGCTGAGGGACACTTCGAAGAAAACGGTGCAGTTAACTTCATCCTCGCACAGCTTCAAGGAAACGCAAACAGCGAAGACTATCACGTTGAAGCCACCGCAAAGCTGACACGCGTCCTGCTCGGAATGCAGGTTCAGTGTACACAGTGTCACGATCACCCATTCAACGACTGGAAGCAAAATCAGTTCTGGGAGTTCAACAGCTTCTTACGACAGACTCGCCGAATTGACCACGAGCGCTACGACGCTGCTTCGGGACAGATGGTCGACGACTACTCTGAACTGTCGTATCGGGATTTCGATGGACCGGTTTACTACGAAATGCGGAATGGCCTCGTGCAGGTTGCGTTTCCGAACTACCTCGGCGAAACCTTCGAGGAACGCGGAATCAATCGCCGCGAAGAGCTCGGAAAAATGATGGCCTACGACGACGAATCACAGACCGTCGCCCGAGCCATGGTGAACCGAACCTGGGCCCACTTTATGGGATACGGATTCACACGACCTGTCGACGACATGGGTCCCCATAATGTTCCCAGCCATCCCGAACTTCTCGATCGTCTCAGCGAGGAATTCGTCAAAAGCGGATACGACGTCAAACAATTAGTCCGCTGGATCTGCAACACTAACGCATACAATTTAACCAGCCAGTTTGGAGAAGCGAACGAATTCGATAACCCCGCCGCTGGTGAGGTTCCGCTGTTCAGTCATATGTATGTCAAAACGATGACGGCTGAGCAGTTGTATGATTCGCTTCTCGTCGCAACGAATGCTCACGCCAGCGGTGCGGGAAATTATGAGCAATCAGAACAGCAGCGTATGCGATGGATGCAGGATTACCTGCGCATCTTTGGAGGGAATGAAGAAGACGAACCCACACTCTTCAGCGGAAGTATTCCGCAAGCCCTGCTTATGATGAATGGCCCACTGGTGCAAAAAGCGATTGATGCCGAGAAAGGGAGCTATCTGCATTCCGTTCTCAGCAACAGCAGTTTTCGAAATGACTCAGCCCGAATTCAGGCTCTGTTTGTCTCGGCTTTGGGACGTATGCCCAGCCGAAACGAAACCACCCAAATCAAGAAACTGATGCAACTCAGTCGCGATCCTTTAACGGCCTATCAGGATCTCTACTGGGCATTACTCAACTCGAACGAGTTTATCGTCAACCATTAAATGGTTTTACGATGCCCCCCGGAAACATTCCAAGATTTTCGGTGACATCGTCACTGAAAACCAATGCTTCCCCAGCATTGAGCCCAGGCGGATACAGCCTACGAGGACCAGAAACCGAACATTCGATCACGCTTCCTTGTGTTTCGTGATCACAGCAGTAACAGCCACTGAAACCTCCTCAACTCGAGGACGCGTGACAAACAACTCCTCACCCGAGGATGAGTGACAAAGGTGACAAGATGATTCAACAAACCCATAAAGATCGAACGACTCACGCCGGAATGACCCGACGGCACTTCATGAACCACATGGCACTGGGTGGGGCCAGCGCCTTGGGAGCGGCTCACTTCCTCTCCACGCTGGAAGCCAATGCTGCCCAGATCCAGAAGAATCAGAAGGCCTGTATTCTCGTCTGGCTGCAAGGGGGAGCACCGACCATCGACATGTGGGACCTGAAACCAGGTTCTAAGAACGGTGGAGAGTTCCGTCCGATTTCGACACGCGGTGACTTCGAAATCTGCGAGCACTTGCCTGAGATCGCCAAAGAAATGGACAGCATGAGCGTTGTCCGTTCGCTGAGCACTCGCGAAGCGGATCATGAACGCGGTCGATACTACATGCACACCTCATTCGTTCCGAACCCAACCGTTGTCCATCCGACATTCGGATCGGTGGTCAGCTACGAACTGGGCAGCAAGCGGAAAGAACTCGAAATCCCATCGTTTGTTTCTATCGGTGGCGGCAGCATGAGCCCGGGATTCCTCGGAATGACTCACGCTCCATTCGTCGTTGATCGCCGCGGTCAAATCCAGAACGCCGGCATGGACGGCATGGATCAACAGCGACTCCGCCAGCGTCTGCAGATGCTCGGAACCATCGAAGATGGATTCATTCGCTCCGATCGCGGAGACATCGGTCAGGCACACAAAGATGTCTATACCAAAGCGGTCAACCTGATGACCTCTGAGCAGATGCGAGCTTTCAAAGCAGACGATGAGCCTGCCGAAGTTCGACAGATGTACGGAAACCATGAATTCGGCAACACGCTGATCATGGCCCGTCGACTTGTTCAAACTGGCGTTCCATTCGTCGAAGTGCAGTTCCCGGGCGGTTGGGACCTCCACAACGATGTCTTCAACACACTTCGTACACAGCGACTCCCAATGCTCGATACCGGACTCGCCGGACTTGTCCGCGATCTGAAACAGCGGGGAATGCTGGACGATACCTGTATCGTCGTCATGGGTGAGTTCGGACGAACTCCGCGGATCAACCAGAATGTCGGTCGTGATCACTGGGCAACCAGCTGGTCAGCCTTGGTCGGTGGCGGTGGACTCGCCGGTGGACGTGCGATTGGTGAAACCGACGCTGACGGACTACGTGTTATCAGTGAGAGTTACCTTCCCGGAGACCTTTGGGCGACTGTTGCTCACGCTCTGCGAATTCCACTCGACACGGTCCACACCTCCAAGCGAGGTCGTCCGATGAAGATTGTGAACGGAGGACAACCGATCCAGGGTCTGATCGGATAATCGACTCCCAGCAATCACCGGGGCCGCGGTGACAGATCGGGGGGGCCGGGAACGGCTCCCCCATTCTTGAATATGACAACAAGCCCTGACGCATCTCCGTTGAAACCTGACTTCCCTGGTGAAGAGTTCATCCAGCTCTTCACTCAGGCACAGAGGCCATTGTATCTGTCGATCCTCTCCCAACTGGGGAAGGTTCAAGCTGCGGAAGAAGTCCTTCAGGATACCAATCTGATTATCTGGGCGAAGTCGTCTCAGTTTGAGACCGGGACGAACTTCCTCGCTTGGGCGCGGCAGATTGCTCACTTTGAAGTGATGAAGTGGCGACAGCGGAAGAGTCGCGAAAAGTTGATGTTCTCTGATGAATTCATCAATACCGTCGCACAGCAGGTCTCCACGACATCGGAGGAATTTGCGATGCGTCAACGCGCACTGGAAGATTGCTTGAAGAAGCTCTCCGACCAGGATCGCGAATTGATTGAACTGCGATATCAGCCCGGAAACTCCGGAAAAGAACTTGCAGAAGCTCTCGGGAGACCTGCAAATTCTGTTTATCAGTCTCTCGGAAGAATACGAAAAGCCCTTCTCGAATGCGTTCAAAGAAAGGTCGCTGCTGAAGTCACCACATGAGAACTCACATCCGACACGAACTGCTCAAGCTGACTGAGGCGGTCATTGAAGACTACGCCACTCAGGAAGACTATGCGCGGCTTGAAGCTATCGTTCTCAGCGATCCGGAATGTCTGCAGTTCTACCTGAAACACCTTGAGCTTCATGGCAACCTCTATTGGGATGCTGCCGGACGTGGACACTCCCTGACAATTCCAGAGTCAGACGAATTAGAAACTACTACCTCTCAGCCAGCTGTTCATCCACAAAAAAACCGTCGACAAGATCGTCAAAGAGAATGGGCTCCGCGTCGCATGACGACCATCGCTGCGTCAGTGCTGGTTCTGCTGGCAGCGACAGGAATCTGGCTTCGCGTTTCGGGAAAACGTCTCGCAGACTCTCCCGTACTCGTTGAGAACAACGATCCGATTCCCGATCAGACGACATCCAACGAGGACAACTCAACGGACGATTCGATCGTCGAGGTTCATCTGCCCGACCGGTCGCCACCTCAGCCACACGATGAGACCTTAGTCAACAACTCTCATCAGCCTCAAGTCCAGCCATCGGCTGTGACGAATTTCGCCGATGACCAGGCAGTGGTTGAATTCATCAATCAACAACTTGCATCGAGCTGGAGTGACGTCGGTCTCAACCCCGCTCCGCGAGCTTCGGACGAAGACTGGGTCCGGCGTGTCTTCGTCGACCTCGCTGGCCGAATTCCGACGCCCGCTGAAGTGAAATCATTTCTTACTGACTCAAGTCCTGACAAGCGAACTGACCTCGTTGACTCTCTGCTCGCCAGCCGGGAGTTTTCGTACAACTTTGCTTCCATCTGGACGAATCTTCTCGTCGGCAGATCGCGCGAGCGAGAAATTGATCGCGAAGAGCTGTTTGCGTTTCTCGAACGTCAATTCGGTGAGAATCGAGCTTGGACTCAAACCGTTCATGAACTGCTGACAGCAACCGGTTCGGCGGAGGAATCCGGACCTGCAAACTATTTGCTGGCACATCTCAACAACGAAGCAGTCCCAGCGACCGCAATCACTGCAAGAATCTTTCTCTGTGAGCAACTGCAATGTACGCAGTGTCACCGACATCCGATTGTCGCCGAGTGGGGTCAGAATCGGTTCTGGGAGATCAACGCCTTCTTCCAACAAACGGAAGTTCAAAACACTCTCGTCACTGACGAAAAGAGTGGTGAAAAAGTTCGAAAGCGAGTTCTAACGGATGAAGTCTCTCCGGAACTCGAGCCAGCTTACTACGAATCATTGCAAGGTGTGATGCAAGTTGCGTATCCCCGGTTTGCTGGGGAAGACGTAGCCCCTGAAGAATCCGTTTCGCTTCGTAGACGCTTCGCAAACCTCTTCGCAAGTGAGCAGAATCCACAGCTAGCTGTTGCGTTTGTAAACCGAACATGGCAGCAACTCTTCGGATTTGCTTTCACTCAAGAAGTTGACGACATGGGTCCGCACAGCAATGTCAGTCATCCTGAGTTGCTCTCCAGCTTGGGACAGGCTTTCGAGGAAACGGGTTATGACGTGCGACGACTGATGCGCTGGATTTGCCTCTCCGACGCTTATCAGCTTTCTTCCGGTGCGAGTGAAGAGAGCACTATTGATGAGCCGGAAGCAGGCGGAATTCCGTACTTCAGCCGAATGTATGCCAAGCCATTTAGCGCTGAACAGCTCTTCAATTCGTTAATGATCGCTGCAGGTGTTCCATCGGAGGAATTAACCTCTCGCGGAGACGCTTTCGAAAAGCGAGAGAACTGGTTGCAGCAGTTCTTTATTGCCATGGACAACGAAGAGAATAGCGAGTCGACAACCTTTGACGGGTCAATCACACACACGCTCATGATGATCAATGGAGATCTAGTTCAGCAGGCCACAGATCTCAATCAGAGCCGTGTCTTGCGAGACATTGTCGTCGATCCGAAAAAGTCTGAGACCGACAGAATCAATGAGTTGTGCCTCGCAGCTTTGTCTCGGTATCCGACTGAACCGGAACTTGAAGCGATTCGAAAGACGCTGCGAAATCAGATTCGTTTGCGTACATCTCAGAATGTGCCAGCGAAAGTGGCTGTTGGCGAGA
Coding sequences within it:
- a CDS encoding DUF1549 and DUF1553 domain-containing protein, with amino-acid sequence MLPKINNIIMFTALAGALSLPRICSAETEFSTGSSDPLIQFINDQITQTWEDNEVEPSEVASEAEWLRRVYLDIIGRIPSAEEVDAFLNDTSETKRSVKVDELLAHPDYVRNFTGVWTNLLIGRNTPDGTSRPGMQKFLRESFARNRPWNEIVYDLVTAEGHFEENGAVNFILAQLQGNANSEDYHVEATAKLTRVLLGMQVQCTQCHDHPFNDWKQNQFWEFNSFLRQTRRIDHERYDAASGQMVDDYSELSYRDFDGPVYYEMRNGLVQVAFPNYLGETFEERGINRREELGKMMAYDDESQTVARAMVNRTWAHFMGYGFTRPVDDMGPHNVPSHPELLDRLSEEFVKSGYDVKQLVRWICNTNAYNLTSQFGEANEFDNPAAGEVPLFSHMYVKTMTAEQLYDSLLVATNAHASGAGNYEQSEQQRMRWMQDYLRIFGGNEEDEPTLFSGSIPQALLMMNGPLVQKAIDAEKGSYLHSVLSNSSFRNDSARIQALFVSALGRMPSRNETTQIKKLMQLSRDPLTAYQDLYWALLNSNEFIVNH
- a CDS encoding DUF1501 domain-containing protein; translated protein: MIQQTHKDRTTHAGMTRRHFMNHMALGGASALGAAHFLSTLEANAAQIQKNQKACILVWLQGGAPTIDMWDLKPGSKNGGEFRPISTRGDFEICEHLPEIAKEMDSMSVVRSLSTREADHERGRYYMHTSFVPNPTVVHPTFGSVVSYELGSKRKELEIPSFVSIGGGSMSPGFLGMTHAPFVVDRRGQIQNAGMDGMDQQRLRQRLQMLGTIEDGFIRSDRGDIGQAHKDVYTKAVNLMTSEQMRAFKADDEPAEVRQMYGNHEFGNTLIMARRLVQTGVPFVEVQFPGGWDLHNDVFNTLRTQRLPMLDTGLAGLVRDLKQRGMLDDTCIVVMGEFGRTPRINQNVGRDHWATSWSALVGGGGLAGGRAIGETDADGLRVISESYLPGDLWATVAHALRIPLDTVHTSKRGRPMKIVNGGQPIQGLIG
- a CDS encoding sigma-70 family RNA polymerase sigma factor, which gives rise to MTTSPDASPLKPDFPGEEFIQLFTQAQRPLYLSILSQLGKVQAAEEVLQDTNLIIWAKSSQFETGTNFLAWARQIAHFEVMKWRQRKSREKLMFSDEFINTVAQQVSTTSEEFAMRQRALEDCLKKLSDQDRELIELRYQPGNSGKELAEALGRPANSVYQSLGRIRKALLECVQRKVAAEVTT
- a CDS encoding DUF1553 domain-containing protein; protein product: MRTHIRHELLKLTEAVIEDYATQEDYARLEAIVLSDPECLQFYLKHLELHGNLYWDAAGRGHSLTIPESDELETTTSQPAVHPQKNRRQDRQREWAPRRMTTIAASVLVLLAATGIWLRVSGKRLADSPVLVENNDPIPDQTTSNEDNSTDDSIVEVHLPDRSPPQPHDETLVNNSHQPQVQPSAVTNFADDQAVVEFINQQLASSWSDVGLNPAPRASDEDWVRRVFVDLAGRIPTPAEVKSFLTDSSPDKRTDLVDSLLASREFSYNFASIWTNLLVGRSREREIDREELFAFLERQFGENRAWTQTVHELLTATGSAEESGPANYLLAHLNNEAVPATAITARIFLCEQLQCTQCHRHPIVAEWGQNRFWEINAFFQQTEVQNTLVTDEKSGEKVRKRVLTDEVSPELEPAYYESLQGVMQVAYPRFAGEDVAPEESVSLRRRFANLFASEQNPQLAVAFVNRTWQQLFGFAFTQEVDDMGPHSNVSHPELLSSLGQAFEETGYDVRRLMRWICLSDAYQLSSGASEESTIDEPEAGGIPYFSRMYAKPFSAEQLFNSLMIAAGVPSEELTSRGDAFEKRENWLQQFFIAMDNEENSESTTFDGSITHTLMMINGDLVQQATDLNQSRVLRDIVVDPKKSETDRINELCLAALSRYPTEPELEAIRKTLRNQIRLRTSQNVPAKVAVGESLRDLYWAYLNSSEFSVNR